The genomic DNA AAAGCAACAGTTGAAGATGAGAAACTTCAAGGCAAGATCAATGATGAGGACAAACAGAAGATTCTAGACAAGTGTAATGAAATCATCAGTTGGCTGGATAAGAACCAGActgcagagaaggaagagttTGAACACCAGCAGAAAGAACTGGAGAAAGTCTGCAACCCCATCATTACCAAGCTGTACCAGAGTGCTGGTGGCATGCCAGGAGGGATGCCTGGTGGCTTCCCTGGTGGTGGAGCACCTCCATCTGGTGGTGCTTCTTCAGGCCCCACCATTGAGGAGGTGGATTAAGTCAGTCCAAGTAGAGGTGTAGCATTGTTCCACAGGGAAACAAGTGAAGGACCCAGATTTATTTAGCAAGTTACATGGCAGTTAAATTAAACTGCTACAATAAATTTCTGGGCATTCTCAATACTTGAACATGGAACATGTGCACAGGGAAAGAACATTGCACTTTATAACACTGTATCTATCCTAGGGTGGAAAATGCAATGtctaataaaactatttaaattggcaccacaaaaaaaaaaaaaaaaaaaaatctccttcacAACTCTGCACAAaagattacaaaaataaataaataaaatctcaattcTTCAAACATTATCATACTTCATTTCTGAAAAAGTCAAGAGTCATTTTGAGCAAATAGAGCTGAATGGAAATTGTATTATCAATGTCGAATAAAAGCTATGGTGATGTCTACAAAATACAAATGGCTTCTCAAAAGTATCGATCCAAGTGTGACTAAAAAGTATGGAGTCTccacagcaacttttaaaaagtatttatgagTTTAGGAAACACATTTTAGGTTTCTTTCTCCTTACGTTTTGGATGTGCAATAACCCCACAGACtggtgtgtttgaacacttggtcctgcGTTGTTGATGCTGCTTCGGGACCTAGCAACACCTCCTGAAGGTAGGGcttagctggaggaagtgtgttacgaggaggtggggcttagctggaggaagtgtgttacgaggaggtggggcttagctggaggaagtgggtcatgaGGAGGTGGGGCTtagatggaggaagtgggtcacgaTGAGGTGGGACTTAACTAGAGGAAGGGAGTCATGAGCAGGTGGGTCTCTCCCTGCATCCTGCTTCCCCGCCCCATCCCAGTTTGAATgcacagcctctgctcctgccagTACAAGTAGGTGTTGCATTCGTTGGTGGGCTGTCTCTTCAAAGCCAAACCGCAAACCAAAATAACCGCCTCTCTGTTTATGTTGCTTCCTGTCGTGTATTTGATCATAATAACCCAGAAAGTAGCGAGTGCACTTTTAAAACATGGTTTTAATgtagggctggacagatggctcagggatGAAGAGCTTTTGCTGTTCTTCtaaaagacccaagtttggttcccagaacccatgtcagtaGCTAACAATCACCTTAACTCTGGGGGATATGACACCTTCTGGTCCcgacaggtgtgcacacacacgacaTACGTTCACTCAGACACGTAAACATTAATAAGAATAACGttaaaatgtctttctttgggtctctgtgtagcttacTCACCTATAGCTCGCCTTTCTATGCCTAGATTGTTATTAGAGCTTTCCCTAGCTGCGCTAAATCTCATTTATACTCTTCTGTATCCTTTTTTGGTGTTCTTgcatgctttctgttgttgtttgtagttgttgttgttgttgttaaaggcATGCAGTTAGCCTGGTGTTAGTGACTTCTACTAATGAGTGcccaatttcttaaaaaaaaaaaaaaaaaaaaaaaacgccttATTGAGTATGCAATCTCAGAGGAGCAAAACTGAGGGAGGAGTAAGGGAAGCAAACAGAAGCATCACAGGCTTGGCTCCCCAGGTGCCAGTCCTAGGACAAGCTAGTTTTGTATTTCACACGGTCTATTCAGAGAAAACATTGGAAACTGCTGTGAAAGAGAAAGCGACAGCTTTCCTCACTTGCTGAGGTCTTCATGGCAGGTCACTCCTACAAGACTGTTAATGTCCTGCCCTCTGTGTTACCCCAAAGGGACCCTAAACAAATCCAGCGACCTCTCAGACCCCAAAGGCAGCTGAAAAGCCCAAGTCTTCCAAAGCCCAGAGATGCTATGGGTCTATGACTGCAGGGATGGCGACCACCATGGACCCTGAAGTTCATAGCAGCAGCACAGGTGTTCTCTGGCCTAGGCCTTAGCAGCAGGACGAGCAGTCACTCCAACAGTTTCTCTGCTCCAGGGGAAAGCGCACGGGGCAGCCTGAcctgtatgctcaattttcttaaccaatatattttattaacaacttagtgaccgagcatacgtcacttataacccgactaaccaaaacaataggaaatgaggattaatggacacaataacaaaaccgtaaggatatcagttcctggcacaatctgcaggatttcttctgctggaacctagagtaaccagaacccagaacctcagcaggagctggagccccgaagccttccctcaagcggttctctctaggagagtctcgaagtgcagcgatgaacagccaaaaccatcccaagtctccaaaaagccccacctccagtgctgggctcatttatatatctcctcccagagtccgttcaagggatcttttcagctggcaacaatcaagctcccacacgaggtggtcggtcgtctagtggattaacctcacctgttctctcacaagaccgttccagtcccacacttgggatcctaaaaaacaggtttatctctccttcactgacCTGGGAAGCTAAATGCACATCAGGCGCTCTGcctgaggaggagctcagtgagCTCCTACGATGACAGCATCTCGGCTCCACAGAAGTCACACACGGCGAGTGATGGCTGCCTTTGTATTGTACTGCCTCTCATTTCAAACTCCAAGGCCTTCAAGAGGCCTTGTTTACCCTTAAGCCTGACATTTGTGTTTTGACAGCAGGTGTGTGGCAAATGCTGACCGAACCCTCACCTTGACTTAAAGTAGAAGTGCAGGTCTTTGCTACGCACGTTGTTATGAGTTAGCCATGGCACTTGGTATATCATTTTGCCTTTGCACAAAAATCTCTTTATCAAAGCCCCCTTGCATAAACGCATGTTGGTTTTGCTCTAAATCCTTATGAATTGTCAGCATGTCTGATGTACCGCTGCATGTTTCTGACCCCACAAAATATGGTTAGAACTGAATATATTGTTTTATCCTTTGAATAGTTCGCATTGGGCAAAAAGGCACCCAGGGTCATGCTGTGGAGCATAGTAGTGCCCGTTATTTGGTCTTTTCACTTTCTGAAATCAATTAATACATTCTGCTGCAGCAGAGGCTTGTGGGTGAGTTATGAAGGTTGCCCTCAGATACATCAGTTACTATATCCCAGAAGAAGAATTTGCcaaaccaaatacaaaaagcAGAGAAGCAAAATATATTTACTCATGTATAAGGATATTGAATTAATAGTCGTCATCGGGCCATGGCGAGCCTCAACAGCCGAACAAGTCACCTAACACTACAATACAGTCAGTCAGGGCAGCCCTCCGTAGCTGTGGTGAACCGTGAGGCTGCCTGCTGGTTCCCAAGCCTGCTGATTTTGGCGGCTTACCTGGTGTCGTGACTCAAACCTTCGTCTGCATAGGATCTAGGCACCATGCCTTTCACAGGCTGGATAAACTGGCCATGTCCACCGACGGCTATTCATAGGCATACTTAAACCGGCCTGGAATCCTCTGGAGCACTCTCAGATTCCTCCCCCAGGTCTGTGCTCCCTTCTGGTGGATAGACAC from Acomys russatus chromosome 26, mAcoRus1.1, whole genome shotgun sequence includes the following:
- the LOC127209640 gene encoding heat shock cognate 71 kDa protein-like, which encodes MGAKVLQILRTRFLASPAIVASSRFNMRRTCIQKFQAEKYKAEDEKQRDKVSSKNSLESYAFNMKATVEDEKLQGKINDEDKQKILDKCNEIISWLDKNQTAEKEEFEHQQKELEKVCNPIITKLYQSAGGMPGGMPGGFPGGGAPPSGGASSGPTIEEVD